Proteins encoded in a region of the Trichomycterus rosablanca isolate fTriRos1 chromosome 26, fTriRos1.hap1, whole genome shotgun sequence genome:
- the LOC134303491 gene encoding leucine-rich repeat-containing protein 75A-like, whose amino-acid sequence MGAKQSKGSEAGSGPFQGIWKRAQGSVLLRSSASEAPESQRSPAPYHRRVSMIQDLLLMAKEGRQDDASELLKTLRQDLGMESTSLDDVLYRYASFRNMVDPITHDLLINLARYMHCPKMEGESLSAMEKVCRQLMYHLSPHPRWRRQGLLKGKLQASLKAVLSVSPDGTVDLSGFPLSRRDIERLTLHLRRHSSRVRSVELGFTELTDDMLLTLLPALAALPTLESLALNGNRLTRAVLRQLTDALKEPGNFPLLAWVDLGNNVDIFSLPQAFLLGLRKRCPKQGNLPTIQEQPERVGGAGESAGSEEVGEDEEGWSSGSGDDT is encoded by the exons ATGGGGGCTAAGCAGTCGAAAGGTTCGGAGGCTGGCTCAGGCCCATTTCAGGGGATTTGGAAAAGAGCCCAAGGTTCTGTCCTGCTCCGCTCGTCCGCCAGTGAGGCCCCGGAAAGCCAAAGGTCGCCTGCACCGTACCATCGTCGTGTTAGCATGATCCAGGACCTGTTGCTGATGGCAAAGGAGGGCAGACAGGATGATGCCAGTGAACTGTTGAAGACTTTGAGACAG GATTTGGGGATGGAATCAACGTCTCTGGATGATGTATTGTACCGGTATGCCAGCTTCCGTAATATGGTGGACCCCATAACCCATGACCTCCTCATCAACCTTGCTCGCTACATGCACTGTCCCAAAATG GAGGGTGAGTCACTGAGTGCCATGGAGAAAGTGTGTCGCCAGCTCATGTACCACCTGAGTCCCCATCCACGCTGGAGGAGACAGGGCCTTTTAAAGGGCAAACTCCAGGCCAG TCTAAAGGCTGTTTTATCCGTGTCTCCGGATGGCACCGTGGATTTATCCGGATTCCCTCTTTCACGCCGTGACATCGAGCGTCTGACGCTGCACCTGCGCCGGCACTCCTCCCGCGTCCGTAGCGTGGAGCTGGGCTTCACCGAGCTCACAGACGACATGCTACTCACACTGCTGCCAGCTCTGGCTGCGCTTCCCACCCTCGAGAGTCTGGCGCTCAACGGCAACCGGCTAACACGCGCCGTCCTCCGGCAACTCACCGATGCCCTTAAGGAACCGGGCAACTTTCCACTACTGGCGTGGGTCGATCTGGGCAACAACGTGGATATTTTCTCTCTTCCTCAGGCCTTCCTGTTGGGCCTGCGAAAGCGCTGCCCCAAGCAGGGCAACCTGCCGACCATACAGGAGCAGCCTGAACGTGTGGGTGGGGCTGGGGAAAGTGCAGGATCAGAAGAGGTTGGGGAGGATGAAGAAGGGTGGAGTTCAGGGTCAGGAGATGACACATAA